One Lentibacillus cibarius DNA window includes the following coding sequences:
- a CDS encoding site-specific integrase gives MKFVQPIRDKEKIELMKQSFNNERDRFLFIMGINTALRVSDLLQLKVKDVKGTHLKVIESKTGKLKRQIISMTLREEINEYTKGMNEEDVLFPSRKGNNKPLSRVQAYRILNRVSEQVGLEEIGTHTLRKTFSYWYYKQTKDVVTVQQLLNHSSPAVTLRYIGVNQDEMDERLKDFSL, from the coding sequence ATGAAGTTCGTTCAACCTATTCGAGACAAAGAGAAAATCGAACTCATGAAACAAAGTTTCAACAATGAAAGAGACCGTTTCTTATTCATTATGGGAATAAACACAGCCTTGAGGGTCTCAGACCTCCTTCAACTCAAGGTCAAAGACGTGAAAGGAACTCACTTGAAGGTGATTGAGTCAAAGACTGGTAAATTAAAAAGACAAATCATTTCAATGACTTTGAGGGAAGAAATAAACGAATATACCAAAGGTATGAACGAGGAAGACGTTTTGTTTCCGTCAAGGAAAGGAAATAACAAACCTCTTTCAAGGGTTCAAGCATATAGGATATTGAACAGAGTCTCTGAACAAGTTGGACTGGAGGAAATAGGAACTCACACTCTCAGAAAGACGTTCTCCTATTGGTATTACAAACAAACAAAGGACGTTGTCACGGTTCAACAACTCCTCAACCATTCAAGTCCAGCTGTTACCCTCCGTTATATTGGAGTCAATCAAGACGAAATGGACGAACGGTTGAAAGACTTTTCATTGTAG
- a CDS encoding helix-turn-helix domain-containing protein, with the protein MIVQLKVAQILLDRKMSQKQLCEMTGIRPATINAIVRNNTDKINYKHLAMIMTALEINDFNEIFELVE; encoded by the coding sequence ATGATAGTTCAATTGAAAGTAGCTCAAATACTATTGGATAGGAAAATGAGTCAAAAACAACTTTGTGAAATGACTGGAATAAGACCAGCAACAATAAATGCAATAGTGAGGAATAACACGGATAAAATCAATTATAAACACTTAGCAATGATTATGACAGCTCTTGAAATCAATGACTTTAATGAAATCTTTGAACTTGTGGAATAG
- a CDS encoding type II restriction enzyme, with protein sequence MTLTKTDKAWEVLFDRHNIIQNVQHNGFHEIKANEIRKEREPRLMAKFDHFSHLPKLFKENGLSILPISRSSYIIGNFDVYEKVSYNQKIKPIQVDFPPDITTIDPTNLYSESSALHCAHVTGMMESVLGEESFQTISGRMSSKEFDFNIRTRQGTDRLIQIKNSQVEIDGGYESPSQFMIVEAKNETVDDFLVRQIYYPYRLWQAKTPKQVKPVFFTYSNDIFSFFVYEFTDPMRYNSLRLVEQKDFIIAHEELELDDIIEVFQSVQTVPEPEVPFPQADDFTRIVDLLGLLVENDLSREYITSNYDFDVRQTGYYTTAGMYLGLIERYRDENRQVMFTLTRAGRQIMRLKTKDKFLKLAESILAHEPFKQVLAEYFQTSSPPERERVVEIMKRCNLYNVNSESTYFRRASTVMGWINWILELPETY encoded by the coding sequence ATGACCCTAACAAAAACGGATAAAGCATGGGAAGTATTATTTGACCGTCATAATATAATACAAAACGTTCAACATAATGGTTTCCATGAAATCAAAGCAAATGAAATAAGGAAAGAACGTGAACCAAGACTAATGGCAAAGTTTGACCATTTCAGTCACTTACCTAAGTTATTTAAGGAAAACGGACTGTCAATTCTACCAATTTCACGTTCAAGTTATATAATTGGAAACTTTGACGTTTATGAGAAAGTTTCATATAACCAGAAAATCAAACCAATACAAGTTGACTTTCCTCCAGACATAACAACAATTGACCCTACTAACCTTTATTCTGAAAGCTCAGCTCTCCATTGCGCTCACGTTACTGGAATGATGGAAAGTGTTTTAGGAGAGGAGTCATTTCAGACTATTTCTGGGAGAATGAGTTCAAAAGAGTTTGATTTTAATATAAGAACACGTCAAGGAACTGACCGACTTATACAAATTAAAAATTCACAAGTTGAAATTGACGGAGGTTATGAAAGTCCAAGTCAATTTATGATAGTTGAGGCAAAGAACGAGACTGTTGACGACTTTCTTGTCAGACAAATATATTACCCTTATCGACTTTGGCAAGCAAAGACTCCAAAGCAAGTCAAACCAGTCTTTTTCACTTACTCAAATGATATATTCAGCTTTTTCGTATATGAATTTACTGACCCTATGAGATATAATTCATTAAGACTTGTTGAACAAAAAGACTTTATTATTGCACACGAGGAACTTGAGCTTGACGACATTATTGAAGTGTTTCAGTCCGTTCAAACCGTTCCAGAACCAGAAGTTCCATTCCCACAAGCTGACGACTTCACAAGGATAGTTGACCTTTTGGGGTTACTTGTTGAGAATGACTTGAGTCGAGAATATATCACAAGTAATTATGACTTTGACGTGAGACAAACTGGTTATTATACAACAGCTGGAATGTACTTAGGTTTAATTGAAAGATACCGTGACGAGAACAGACAAGTAATGTTTACTCTCACACGAGCTGGAAGACAAATAATGAGGCTGAAAACAAAAGATAAGTTCTTGAAGTTGGCTGAGTCCATTCTTGCTCATGAACCATTCAAACAAGTCTTAGCTGAGTATTTTCAGACCAGCTCCCCTCCAGAACGAGAACGAGTTGTAGAAATAATGAAACGTTGCAACCTATATAATGTTAATTCTGAAAGTACATATTTTAGACGAGCGTCAACTGTTATGGGTTGGATAAATTGGATATTAGAACTTCCAGAAACTTATTAA